Proteins from one Periplaneta americana isolate PAMFEO1 chromosome 6, P.americana_PAMFEO1_priV1, whole genome shotgun sequence genomic window:
- the LOC138701787 gene encoding Golgi to ER traffic protein 4 homolog, whose amino-acid sequence MANSRVHGVQRVLSKLESSINAGNYYEAHQMYRTLYFRYLGQKKYGELLDLLYDGAILLLKHDQQTSGADLAILLVDVLIKSEASTSEELFSKLSRLFGMISSDVPERETFLANALQWSIKGSQQFKSGHPQLHQSIAQIFWKEKNYTLARYHFLHSTDGSGCATMLVELHRQRGYSSEVDLFIAQAVLQYLCLHNKTSAKDVFDSYTTQHPNIKKTGPPYILPLLNFIWFLLKVVESGKLAAFTVLCREYQTSIERDPCYIDYLDKIAQIFFGVPPPRPRNQGLFGNLLQSFLSGLDDSDSEDESQSSHPRASTSRQHMETDELD is encoded by the exons ATGGCAAATAGCAGAGTTCATGGTGTACAGAGAGTTCTTTCGAAATTAGAGTCATCCATAAATGCTGGGAATTATTATGAAGCCCACCAAATGTACAGAACGTTGTATTTCAG GTACCTAGGCCAGAAAAAGTATGGAGAACTGTTAGATTTACTATATGATGGTGCAATATTATTACTGAAACATGACCAG CAAACCAGTGGTGCTGATCTAGCAATCTTGTTGGTTGATGTACTAATAAAATCAGAGGCCTCTACATCAGAAGAACTCTTTAGTAAATTATCACG TTTATTTGGCATGATAAGTTCAGATGTACCAGAAAGAGAAACGTTTCTTGCCAATGCTTTGCAGTGGTCAATAAAAGGTTCACAACAATTTAAGAGTGGACACCCACAATTACACCAGAGCATAGCACAGATCTTCTGGAAAG aaaagaactacaCTCTGGCGAGGTATCATTTCCTACATTCTACAGATGGTTCTGGGTGTGCAACAATGTTAGTTGAATTACATAGACAGAGAGGCTACTCCAGTGAAGTGGATCTGTTCATTGCTCAAGCCGTACTGCA GTACCTATGTCTACACAACAAAACAAGTGCTAAGGATGTTTTTGACTCCTACACTACGCAGCACCCAAACATCAAGAAGACTGGTCCACCTTACATATTGCCACTCCTCAATTTTATATGGTTTCTACTAAAGGttgtggaaag TGGAAAGTTAGCAGCATTCACAGTACTGTGTCGGGAATACCAAACAAGCATCGAGAGAGACCCCTGTTATATTGATTACTTGGATAAGATAGCACAGATATTCTTTGGAGTTCCCCCACCACGGCCAAGGAATCAGGGTCTTTTTG GGAACCTCCTTCAGTCCTTCTTAAGTGGTTTAGATGATTCTGATTCTGAAGATGAGTCCCAGTCATCCCATCCAAGAGCTTCCACATCCCGCCAACACATGGAGACTGATGAACTGGACTGA